Proteins found in one Balaenoptera acutorostrata chromosome 17, mBalAcu1.1, whole genome shotgun sequence genomic segment:
- the GDF6 gene encoding growth/differentiation factor 6 has translation MDTPKVLLLAVFLISFLWDLPGFQQASISSSSSSAQLGSAKGMRSRKEGKMPRVSRESATARAPLERQDPQPRPQEEPRRRPPQQPEAQEPPGRGPRVVPHEYMLSIYRTYSIAEKLGINASFFQSSKSANTITSFVDRGLDDLSHTPLRRQKYLFDVSTLSDKEELVGAELRLFRQAPAAPWGPPAGPLQVQLFPCLSPLLLDARTLDPQGAPRAGWEVFDVWQGLRHQPWEQLCLELRVAWGEPGAGEAEARAPALQQPPPPDLRSLGFGRRVRTPQERALLVVFTRSQRKNLFAEMREQLGSAEVAGPGAVAEGSWPPPSGTPDAGSWLPSPGRRRRRTAFASRHGKRHGKKSRLRCSKKPLHVNFKELGWDDWIIAPLEYEAYHCEGVCDFPLRSHLEPTNHAIIQTLMNSMDPGSTPPSCCVPTKLTPISILYIDAGNNVVYKQYEDMVVESCGCR, from the exons ATGGATACCCCCAAGGTCCTGCTCTTGGCCGTCTTCCTCATCAGCTTCCTGTGGGATTTGCCCGGTTTCCAGCAAGCTTCCATCTCATCCTCCTCGTCGTCCGCCCAGCTGGGCTCCGCCAAGGGAATGCGAAGCCGCAAGGAAGGGAAGATGCCGCGGGTGTCGCGAGAGAGTGCCACGGCCCGGGCGCCCCTGGAGCGGCAGGACCCACAGCCGAGGCCGCAGGAGGAGCCCCGGCGGCGGCCGCCACAGCAGCCCGAGGCACAGGAGCCTCCGGGCAGGGGCCCGCGCGTGGTGCCGCACGAGTACATGCTGTCAATCTACAGGACTTACTCCATCGCCGAGAAGCTGGGCATCAATGCCAGCTTCTTCCAGTCTTCCAAGTCGGCTAATACGATCACTAGCTTTGTAGACAGGGGACTAG ACGATCTCTCGCACACTCCTCTCCGGAGACAGAAGTATTTGTTTGATGTGTCCACGCTCTCAGACAAAGAAGAGCTGGTGGGCGCGGAGCTGCGGCTCTTTCGCCAGGCGCCCGCAGCGCCCTGGGGGCCGCCGGCCGGGCCGCTCCAAGTGCAGCTCTTCCCCTGCCTGTCGCCCCTGCTGCTGGACGCGCGGACCCTGGACCCGCAGGGGGCGCCCCGGGCCGGCTGGGAAGTCTTCGACGTGTGGCAGGGCCTGCGCCACCAACCCTGGGAGCAGCTGTGCTTGGAGCTGCGGGTCGCGTGGGGCGAGCCGGGAGCCGGCGAGGCCGAGGCGCGCGCGCCGGCCCTCCAGCAGCCACCGCCCCCGGACCTGCGGAGTCTGGGCTTCGGCCGGAGGGTGCGGACCCCCCAGGAGCGCGCCCTGCTCGTGGTGTTCACCCGATCCCAGCGCAAGAACCTGTTCGCCGAGATGCGCGAGCAGCTGGGCTCGGCCGAGGTTGCGGGCCCGGGCGCGGTCGCCGAGGGGTCGTGGCCGCCGCCGTCGGGCACCCCGGACGCCGGGTCTTGGCTGCCCTCGCCCGGCCGCCGGCGGCGGCGCACAGCCTTCGCCAGCCGCCACGGCAAGCGGCACGGCAAGAAGTCGAGGCTGCGCTGCAGCAAGAAGCCCCTGCACGTGAACTTCAAGGAGCTGGGCTGGGACGACTGGATTATCGCGCCCCTGGAGTACGAGGCCTACCACTGCGAAGGCGTGTGCGACTTCCCGTTGCGCTCGCACCTGGAGCCCACCAACCACGCCATCATCCAGACACTGATGAACTCCATGGACCCCGGCTCTACCCCGCCCAGCTGCTGCGTGCCCACCAAACTGACTCCCATCAGCATCCTGTACATCGACGCGGGCAATAACGTGGTCTACAAGCAGTACGAGGACATGGTGGTGGAGTCCTGCGGCTGCAGGTAG